In Clavibacter californiensis, the sequence GTGGCCATGCCCGCCTGTGCGGAGGCCACGAGGGCGAGGGAGAGGAGGCCGACGAGGGCGCGTCGGCGTGCGGTTGTCATGGTGCTCCTGGATCCGGGGGTCGCTTCGGGTGCGACCGTCGGCCATGCTTACAGGCATCTCGCAGGTGGTGTCGTGTACCCAGTTCGGGCTCCTGCCCGGCAATGACCCCCGGACCGGCCGTTCGGGGGGGGGGGCGACACTGTTTTCCTCACTACGGTAAACATGGGTCGCCGCATACCCGATGCGGCCCTCCCGAGGAGCGCATGTGCTCATCCCCGCTCGACGTCCCCCTACTCCCACGCCCGGATCCGGTCCCGTGCTGTCCGCGCGTCCGCGCCGGCTGCTGCTGACGGGCTCGGCGCTCGCCGCCGCCCTGGTCCTGTCCCTCGCCGTGCCCCCTGTCTTCGGGGATCCGGCCTCCGCGGCGACCCCTGCCCCGGCCGGTGGATCCGCATCCTCCGCGCTCGCGCCACGGGCCGCCGCCGCCTTCACCGTCGCGCCGACGCCGACCGTGACCGGGACGGCGACCGTGGGCCAGACGCTGACGGCGATACCCGGCACCTGGAAGCCCCTCGGCGCCGTCGCCTACCAGTGGTTCGCCGCGGGCCAGCCGGTCGCGAAGGCCACGAGCGCGAGGCTGGTCCTCACCGCCGCCGAGGCCGGGCGCCCCATCACGGTGCGGGTGACGATGACCAAGGCCGGCTACGAGCCCACCTCGCGCACCAGCGCCGCCACCGCCGCGGTCGCGCCCGCGGCCTTCCGCCCCGCCACGCCGACCATCTCGGGGACCGCGGCCGTGGGCGCGACGCTCACCGCGCGGCCGGGCAGCTGGACCCCCGTCGGCACGTACTCCTACGCCTGGTGGCGGAACGGCCTGCTCATCCCCGGGGCGACGGTCGCCACGCTGAAGCTCACGTCCGCCGACGCGGGCACGCGGATCACCGTCACCGTCACCGCGACGAAGACCGGCTACGCCACGGTCGCGAAGACGAGCGCCGCCACCGCCGTCGTGAACGGGTCCGCCGTCCCGCCGGCGCCGCAGCCCACGCCGACGACGGCCCCCACGGCCGCCCCGGTCCCGCAGCCCACCGTGGCCCCCACCCCGGCACCCGCGGCGCCCACGTTCCTCGTGTCATCGGCGCCCACGATCGCCGGCGAGCTCCACGTGGGCGCCACCGTCCGGGCGGTCACGGGCACCTGGACCCCCGCTCCCACGGCCTACGCGTACCGCTGGTACGTGGACGGCGTGTGGGACCCGTCCCGCACCGCTCCCACCTACACGATCGGACGCGACGCGCTGGGCACGCGCCTGACCCTCACGGTCACGGCGTCCGCCCCGGGCATCCGCTCCCTGGCACGGTCCACCGCCGGCCCCTCCGGCGCCGTCACCTGGAGCACCGCGGGCGCGTCCGACGGCAAGGGCTCCGACGTGGTGGCCATCCTCGGCCAGTCCAACGCCCAGGGCGCCGGGCTGCACTTCGATCCCGTGGCCGACGCCGGGCGCCCGGGGCTCGACCAGCTGGTCGGCAACGGCCCGCTCATCGGCACGGTCATCCCGGCGTCGCACAGCCTGCTGCACGTGGACACCTGGAAGGACCCCGCCGGCGGACCCCTCGTCGGCCCGGGCATGGAGCTCGGGCGGCGGCTGCTCGAGGGCGTCGCGCCCGGTCGCCGCGTCCTCCTCGTCCCCGCGGCGAAGGGATCCACCTCGCTCACCAAGGTGAAGGGGGAGAAGTACACGTGGGATCCGAGCCCGGACGCGGGATCCGCCGAGGCCGGCCTCGTGAACCTCTACGACAACGCGCGCACCCAGATCGACCGCGCCCTCGCGGACGAGGACAACCGGCTCGTCGCCGTGATCTGGATCCAGGGCGAGACCGACTCGGGCGTGCTGCGTGACGCCGCGAACGCGACGGAGCGCGCGGCGGTCGAGGGGCGCTACCGCAGCCGCCTGCTGGAGCTGGTGGACGGGATCGGCGACCGCTACGGCCACGCGCCCTTCCTCATCGGCGGCATGGTGCCGGAGTGGGTGCGCGGCGATCGCACGGACGGCGTCGTCGGCCCCCATCCCGACGCGGTGTACCGCCGGACCATCCAGGCGGCGCACGAGTGGGTGGCGGTGCAGAACCCGGAGGCCGTGTTCGTGGACGGCGTGCGCGGGCACGGCCAGGACGCCCACCTGCACTACGACGCCACGGGGGCGCGGCTCATGGGCGACGAGTTCTACGACGAGCTGGTGGCGCTGGGCGCGGCCGGGCGTCCCTGATCTGAGCCGCACCGGCGTCGCCGCCGGCCGGCCGAGGTCGGCCGGCCGGTACGGGCCGCCCCGCCGCAGGTGCGCGGCCAGCCCTTCGCGACCGGCGTCCGCGGGGGTCTCCCGTACGGTGGAGCGCGGCCCGCCGACGGCGGTCGCCGCCCGTGCAGCGCACGGATCCGCCCCACCACCCGGAGGCCCGCATGGCCGCATCCACCCGCATCCTCCCGCCCCGGATCAGCGACCCCCGGCTCGAGGGCCTGGGCGACGGCGACCCGTCCGACCTCGACGCGCACGCGTCCTTCGAGCGCCTGAGGTTCGCCGACGCCGACCTCTCGGACGCCGACCTCGTCGACATCGGCTTCGAGGAGTGCGCGCTCGAGCGGATCCGCCTGCACGAGGCCGACCTCACCGCCGCCAGCCTCGTGGACGTGCTCGCCTCCCGCCTCGACGCGCCCGTGCTGAAGGCGCCCCGGATCCGGATGCGCGACGTGCGCCTCGAGGGCTCGCGCGTCGGATCCGCCGAGCTCTACGACGCGACGCTCTCCTCGGTGCACATCACCGACTGCCGCCTCGGCTTCGTGAACCTGCGCGGCTCGAAGATCACCGACCTGCTCATCACCGACTGCGCCATCGAGGAGCTGGACCTCCGCGGCACCGCCGGCATGCGCATCGCCTTCGCCCGCACCACCATCGGCACGCTCGACCTCGCCGACTCGTCGCTCACGCACCTCGATCTCCGCGGCGCCGAGATCATGGACCTCGACACCCCCGACGGACTCCGCGGCGCCGTCCTCGACTCGACCCAGCTGATGGCGCTCGGCCCGGTCTTCGCACGGCACTTCCGTGTGCGCGTCGAGGACTGAGCGGCTACGCGGGTGGCGGGATCCGCAGCTTGAACCCCACGTGCGAGCGCGCGTACCCGAGGCGCTCGTAGAAGCGGTGGGCGTCGACGCGGGCCGCGTCGGAGGTGAGCTGCACGAGCGCGGCGCCGAGGGCGGGCGCGGCGATGTCGGCGACCCAGCGCATCATCGCGCCGCCGATGCCGGACGAGCGCAGGTCGCTCCGCACGCGCACCGCCTCGACCTGGAGGCGGGAGCTGCCGCGCCGGGCCATGCCAGGGATCACCGTGAGCTGCAGCGTGCCGACGACCGCGCCGCCCGCGTCCGTCGCGACGAGCAGGTCGTTCGCGGGATCGGCGACGATGCGCGCGAGGGCGTCGCGGTAGAGGTCCGCGTCGGCGGGATCCGCGCGGTCGCCGCGCGAGGCGCTCACCGCGTCGTCGGCGAGCAGCTCCATGAGCGGCGCGAGGTCGGCGGGGTCCGCGCGGCGCAGCTGCACGCCGGGGACGCGTGCCGCGAGCGGGACGGGGAGGACGAGGGGTGCGAGCACGCCCCCATCCTCCCCTCCGCGCGTCAGCCCGGCTAGGCCGCCGCCGCGCCGCCGGCCGCCCGCGCGACGTGCGCGAGCAGCCGCTCGACCAGCATCCGGCGCAGCTCCACCGACGACCAGCCGTGATCTGCGCCCTCCACCGCCGTGAAGGTCGCGCCCGGCATCAGCTCGCCGTAGCGCGCGCCGTAGGCGACCGGCACGACCTGGTCGGCCGTGCCGTGCAGCACGTCCACCGGACCGGCGTACGCGGTGACGGGACCGTAGACGTCGACGCCCGCGAGCACCTCGTCCACGAACGCCATCCCGAGGCCCATGCCGCCGAGGTCGACGAGGCCCCGCTCGCGCGCCACGGCGAGCGGCAGGTGCATGACGCGTCCGTGCAGGGTGATGTCGTCCACCACCACGCCGGCCGGAGACCACAGCGTGAGGCTCGCCACCAGCTCGGGCGCCCGCGCGGCGGCCAACGCGGACTCCACGGCGCCGAGGCTGTGGGCGACCACGTGCACGGGTCCGCCCGCGTCCCGCGCGAGGGCACGGATCATCGCGGTCACCTGGCCGACCTCGTCGAGGAGTCGCACGTCGGCGAAGTCGCCGTCGCTCACGCCGTGGCCGAGCCGGTCGTAGGCGCGGGCCGCCGTGCCGGACGCGGCCAGCGCGCGGGCGACCTGCACCCACAGGCCGTGGCCGCCCGTGCCCGAGTCGCTG encodes:
- a CDS encoding sialate O-acetylesterase encodes the protein MLSARPRRLLLTGSALAAALVLSLAVPPVFGDPASAATPAPAGGSASSALAPRAAAAFTVAPTPTVTGTATVGQTLTAIPGTWKPLGAVAYQWFAAGQPVAKATSARLVLTAAEAGRPITVRVTMTKAGYEPTSRTSAATAAVAPAAFRPATPTISGTAAVGATLTARPGSWTPVGTYSYAWWRNGLLIPGATVATLKLTSADAGTRITVTVTATKTGYATVAKTSAATAVVNGSAVPPAPQPTPTTAPTAAPVPQPTVAPTPAPAAPTFLVSSAPTIAGELHVGATVRAVTGTWTPAPTAYAYRWYVDGVWDPSRTAPTYTIGRDALGTRLTLTVTASAPGIRSLARSTAGPSGAVTWSTAGASDGKGSDVVAILGQSNAQGAGLHFDPVADAGRPGLDQLVGNGPLIGTVIPASHSLLHVDTWKDPAGGPLVGPGMELGRRLLEGVAPGRRVLLVPAAKGSTSLTKVKGEKYTWDPSPDAGSAEAGLVNLYDNARTQIDRALADEDNRLVAVIWIQGETDSGVLRDAANATERAAVEGRYRSRLLELVDGIGDRYGHAPFLIGGMVPEWVRGDRTDGVVGPHPDAVYRRTIQAAHEWVAVQNPEAVFVDGVRGHGQDAHLHYDATGARLMGDEFYDELVALGAAGRP
- a CDS encoding pentapeptide repeat-containing protein; translated protein: MAASTRILPPRISDPRLEGLGDGDPSDLDAHASFERLRFADADLSDADLVDIGFEECALERIRLHEADLTAASLVDVLASRLDAPVLKAPRIRMRDVRLEGSRVGSAELYDATLSSVHITDCRLGFVNLRGSKITDLLITDCAIEELDLRGTAGMRIAFARTTIGTLDLADSSLTHLDLRGAEIMDLDTPDGLRGAVLDSTQLMALGPVFARHFRVRVED
- a CDS encoding GNAT family N-acetyltransferase is translated as MLAPLVLPVPLAARVPGVQLRRADPADLAPLMELLADDAVSASRGDRADPADADLYRDALARIVADPANDLLVATDAGGAVVGTLQLTVIPGMARRGSSRLQVEAVRVRSDLRSSGIGGAMMRWVADIAAPALGAALVQLTSDAARVDAHRFYERLGYARSHVGFKLRIPPPA
- a CDS encoding alpha/beta hydrolase, whose amino-acid sequence is MAATPAPRVAPLELDHGGRTLRGWEHGAVRPGAPAALLVHGFSDSGTGGHGLWVQVARALAASGTAARAYDRLGHGVSDGDFADVRLLDEVGQVTAMIRALARDAGGPVHVVAHSLGAVESALAAARAPELVASLTLWSPAGVVVDDITLHGRVMHLPLAVARERGLVDLGGMGLGMAFVDEVLAGVDVYGPVTAYAGPVDVLHGTADQVVPVAYGARYGELMPGATFTAVEGADHGWSSVELRRMLVERLLAHVARAAGGAAAA